In Fundulus heteroclitus isolate FHET01 chromosome 17, MU-UCD_Fhet_4.1, whole genome shotgun sequence, the following are encoded in one genomic region:
- the cwf19l1 gene encoding CWF19-like protein 1, translating to MGEQPVRVLVCGDAEGRLGSLFSRVQAIQKKTGQFDLLLCVGEFFGATPEAEAEWQQYKTGAKKAPIHTYILGAASQETVKNFPNSDGSELAENITYLGRRGVFTGASGLQLAYVSGQEALQEPAPSHCFTSKDLSALVTSLTGSSKFRGVDILLTSQWPRGVWHYGNNPEVNTKSCGSGAIASLADKLKPRYHFAALEGAHYERLPYRNHMVLQENAQHVSRFIALAAVNNPAKKKYLYAFNIVPMKNMDPMELVKQPQDATESPYRRPAKDKTGAQKPPFSTADEEEPVHQFFFDLGGKQGGASRGHGRKRPSDGDGRGRGQQRDGDGNPKQPRRHPQPTGPCWFCLASPQVEKHLVVSIGTHCYLAVAKGPLTPRHVLILPIGHYQSVVELSSEVVEEMEKYKTALKGFYKSKGERCVLFERNYKSQHLQLQIVPVPLSRCTTEDIKEAFMVQAQEQNMELMEIPQHTDLKQIAPPGTPYFYVELDSGEKLYYRIQKNFPLQFGREVLASEALLNIPTRADWRECKQSREEEEESCKRLRDDFQPYDFAWDD from the exons ATGGGAGAACAACCAGTGAGAGT CTTGGTGTGCGGGGATGCTGAGGGCAGACTGGGCTCCCTGTTCAGCAGAGTCCAAGCCATCCAGAAGAAAACAGGACAGTTTGAT ctgctgctctgtgtCGGGGAGTTTTTTGGAGCGACACCGGAAGCTGAGGCAGAGTGGCAGCAGTACAAAACCGGAGCCAAGAAAG ctccGATCCACACTTACATTCTGGGAGCGGCGAGCCAGGAGACGGTGAAGAACTTCCCCAATTCTGACGGCTCTGAACTGGCTGAAAACATCACATATTTAG GTCGCCGTGGCGTGTTCACCGGCGCGTCCGGACTGCAGCTCGCCTACGTCAGCGGTCAGGAGGCCCTGCAGGAGCCGGCGCCGTCTCACTGCTTCACCTCCAAAGATCTGTCGGCGCTCGTCACGTCGCTCACCGGCAGCTCCAAGTTCAGAGGCGTCGACATCCTGCTGACGTCGCAGTGGCCCCGAGGGGTGTGGCACTACGGGAACAACCCG GAAGTGAACACAAAGTCGTGTGGAAGCGGCGCCATCGCCAGCCTTGCCGACAAACTGAAACCGCGGTACCACTTTGCTGCACTAGAGGGCGCTCACTATGAAAGGCTCCCATACAG GAATCACATGGTTCTCCAGGAAAACGCTCAGCACGTCAGCCGCTTCATCGCCCTGGCAGCCGTCAACAACCCCGCCAAGAAGAAG TATCTGTACGCCTTCAACATCGTCCCCATGAAGAACATGGATCCGATGGAGCTGGTGAAGCAGCCGCAGGACGCGACCGAAAGTCCCTACAGACGCCCGGCCAAAGACAAGACGGGCGCACAAAAACCGCCGTTCAGCACCGCAGATGAAGAG GAGCCGGTCCACCAGTTCTTCTTCGATCTGGGCGGGAAGCAGGGCGGCGCCTCCCGGGGTCACGGCAGGAAGAGGCCTTCAGACGGAGACGGGCGAGGTCGAGGTCAGCAACGCGACGGAGACGGGAATCCCAAACAACCGCGCCGGCACC CACAGCCTACAGGTCCCTGCTGGTTTTGTCTTGCCAGTCCTCAAGTGGAGAAACATCTCGTCGTCAGCATAGGAACGCAC TGTTACCTGGCTGTGGCTAAAGGCCCGCTGACTCCCCGCCACGTGCTCATCCTGCCCATCGGCCACTACCAGTCTGTGGTAGAGCTGAGCTCCGAGGTGgtggaggagatggagaagtaCAAGACGGCCCTGAAGGGCTTCTACAAGAGCAAAGGAGAACGCTGCGTCCTGTTTGAGAGGAACTACAAGAGTCAACATCTGCAGCTCCAG atcGTTCCCGTTCCGCTCAGCCGCTGCACCACTGAAGACATCAAGGAGGCTTTTATGGTCCAAGCTCAGGAGCAAAACATGGAGCTGATGGAGATCCCTCAACACACCGACCTCAAACAG ATTGCTCCTCCAGGGACTCCTTACTTCTACGTGGAGCTGGACTCTGGGGAGAAACTCTACTACCGCATCCAGAAAAACTTTCCTCTGCAGTTTGGAAG GGAGGTGTTGGCCAGCGAGGCGCTGCTGAACATCCCAACTCGAGCCGACTGGAGGGAGTGTAAACAGAGCcgagaggaggaagaagagagcTGCAAACGGCTGAGAGATGATTTCCAGCCATATGACTTTGCCTGGgatgactaa